Proteins encoded together in one Quercus lobata isolate SW786 chromosome 3, ValleyOak3.0 Primary Assembly, whole genome shotgun sequence window:
- the LOC115978733 gene encoding (R)-mandelonitrile lyase-like has protein sequence MELSQTIHGHVLLIASLLLLINFCLASSSLPQGNRLPYMTSDVEEVSGKSFNYIVVGGGTAGCALAATLSEKFSVLLVERGGSPYGNPLVLDKRYYGFALIKTDEYTSVAQSFVSKDGVMNQRGRVLGGSSAINFGFYSRASEYFIQKVGLEKELVKDAYEWVESRIVSKPELTQWQIVAEFGLLEAGILPYNGFSLEHIEGTKVGATVFDENGMRHTSADLLEAGNPENITVLLNATVKNVIFYNENRNESRAWGIRFIKSNGSPDQTHEVYLNQPECSSSWGEVILSAGALGSPQILLLSGLGPQAHLREFNIPIVLDLEGVGQRMQDNPGIALLVDNKPKNQLPDTPQVVGIADNFKFIVEAGIVPVSLNATRMTVAAKLAFPASKGKLELNSTDPRENPSVQFNYLAKEKDMDECVKMSQLLERVARSQSIAMFVGVEHKSELMSSEDELRKSCKKNVRTFYHYHGGCTVGSVVDKDYKVYGVEGLRVVDGSTFLESPGTNPMATLLMLGRYQGIKILKEKSDAGPFNTQQQRP, from the exons ATGGAGCTTTCACAAACCATTCATGGCCATGTGCTTCTCATTGCATCTTTGCTCTTACTAATTAACTTTTGTTTAGCTTCTTCTTCACTGCCTCAAG GAAACAGACTCCCCTACATGACTTCAGATGTCGAAGAAGTTTCAGGTAAATCTTTCAATTACATTGTTGTTGGGGGAGGCACTGCTGGCTGCGCTCTAGCTGCAACGTTGTCTGAGAAATTCTCGGTGCTATTGGTAGAACGAGGTGGCTCACCATATGGAAACCCCTTAGTATTGGATAAAAGGTACTACGGGTTTGCATTGATCAAAACTGATGAATACACATCAGTTGCACAAAGCTTCGTCTCCAAGGATGGAGTCATGAATCAAAGAGGAAGAGTTCTTGGAGGTTCATCAGCTATAAATTTTGGGTTCTATAGTAGAGCAAGTGagtattttattcaaaaagtcGGGTTGGAGAAGGAACTTGTTAAGGATGCTTATGAATGGGTGGAATCTAGAATTGTCTCTAAACCTGAGTTGACCCAGTGGCAGATTGTTGCAGAATTTGGCCTTCTTGAAGCAGGAATTCTACCTTACAATGGTTTTAGTTTGGAACATATCGAGGGAACAAAGGTGGGTGCAACTGTTTTTGATGAAAATGGAATGAGACACACCTCAGCTGATCTTTTGGAGGCAGGAAATCCAGAAAATATCACAGTTCTTTTGAATGCAACAGTAAAGAATGTCATCTTCTATAATG AAAACAGGAATGAGAGTAGAGCTTGGGGTATAAGGTTTATCAAGAGCAATGGTAGCCCTGATCAAACTCATGAAGTATATCTCAACCAACCTGAATGTTCCAGTTCTTGGGGAGAGGTGATATTATCAGCAGGGGCTTTAGGCAGCccccaaattttattgttaagtGGCCTTGGACCTCAAGCACACCTCAGGGAGTTCAATATCCCAATTGTGCTTGACTTAGAGGGTGTTGGACAAAGAATGCAAGACAACCCTGGCATTGCCCTCTTAGTGGACAATAAGCCAAAAAATCAGCTACCAGACACACCCCAAGTTGTTGGTATAGCAGATAACTTCAAGTTCATAGTTGAAGCAGGAATCGTACCTGTAAGCTTGAATGCAACAAGAATGACAGTTGCTGCCAAACTTGCATTCCCAGCATCAAAAGGAAAGCTTGAATTGAATAGCACAGACCCCAGGGAAAATCCATCAGTGCAGTTCAACTATCTAGCAAAGGAAAAGGACATGGATGAATGTGTAAAGATGAGTCAACTGCTTGAAAGAGTTGCAAGGTCTCAATCAATTGCTATGTTTGTGGGGGTGGAACACAAAAGCGAGCTCATGTCTAGTGAAGATGAGCTGAGAAAATCTTGCAAGAAAAATGTGAGGACCTTTTATCACTACCATGGTGGTTGTACAGTTGGATCAGTTGTGGACAAGGATTACAAGGTGTATGGGGTCGAGGGATTGAGAGTAGTGGATGGCTCAACCTTCCTGGAATCACCAGGCACAAA
- the LOC115978843 gene encoding myb family transcription factor PHL8-like, with protein sequence MGLQNMQNQNMNLVLSTDAKPRLKWTPELHQRFVEAVNQLGGPDKATPKSLMRVMGIPGLTLYHLKSHLQKYRLGKSQQSESCTDSKPEDYRETQTTDGHFSREITSDANHNQNNESLQIAQALKLQMEVQRKLHEQIEVQRHLQLRIEAQGKYLQSVLKKAQETLAGYNSSSLGVELAKAELSQLVSMVNTGCPSSSISELTELGGLSLKTVERNQMRGTICSMESSLTSSESSGRKEEKRPMKESGDLQKSNTTTLELSLMNIHPEDKPRSIETSNQASGKKRTGSAISNTTCVEQPVAKRSPSHRDKSSNQLRKSGLLGTLDLNSQYQNDIDSGPKAIDLNCKGMEQCNGF encoded by the exons ATGGGTCTGCAGAATATGCAAAATCAGAACATGAATTTGGTTTTGTCCACTGATGCAAAACCCAGATTAAAATGGACTCCAGAACTTCATCAAAGATTTGTTGAAGCAGTGAATCAACTTGGAGGGCCAGACA AGGCAACACCAAAGAGTTTGATGAGGGTGATGGGAATTCCTGGCTTGACTTTGTACCATCTGAAGAGTCATTTACAG AAATACAGGCTGGGGAAAAGCCAACAGTCAGAGTCCTGCACTGACAGCAAGCCAGAAG ATTACAGAGAGACTCAGACAACTGATGGGCATTTCAGTAGGGAAATCACCAGTGATGCAAACCACAATCAGAATAATGA AAGCTTGCAGATTGCTCAGGCTCTCAAATTGCAAATGGAAGTGCAAAGGAAACTGCACGAGCAGATTGAG GTACAGAGGCATTTGCAGCTGCGAATTGAAGCCCAAGGGAAGTACTTACAATCAGTACTAAAGAAAGCTCAGGAAACGCTTGCCGGGTATAATTCTTCTTCACTGGGAGTAGAACTTGCCAAAGCTGAACTCTCTCAGTTAGTCTCAATGGTTAACACTGGCTGCCCCAGCTCTTCAATCTCAGAATTGACAGAATTAGGAGGTTTGAGTTTAAAAACTGTAGAGAGGAATCAAATGAGAGGCACAATATGTTCCATGGAGAGCTCCTTAACATCATCTGAAAGCTCTGGGAGGAAGGAAGAGAAGAGACCAATGAAAGAGAGTGGTGACCTCCAAAAGTCTAATACAACTACTCTTGAACTttcattaatgaacatacaCCCAGAAGACAAGCCAAGGAGCATTGAAACAAGCAATCAAGCTAGTGGGAAGAAGAGAACTGGTAGTGCCATTTCTAATACTACTTGTGTAGAGCAACCAGTTGCTAAAAGATCACCAAGTCACAGAGACAAAAGTAGCAACCAATTGAGAAAATCTGGATTGTTGGGGACACTAGATCTCAACAGCCAATATCAGAATGACATTGATTCAGGTCCAAAAGCAATAGACCTGAACTGCAAGGGAATGGAACAATGCAATGGGTTTTAG